One Anaerolineae bacterium DNA window includes the following coding sequences:
- a CDS encoding roadblock/LC7 domain-containing protein, which produces MAQVYRTDLLQEALKEVCDKLEGVQGAVIVSIEGFVVAAYTPHEEDLDEESPTSSPQVAAMAATLIALGERTLARLAQGEMIRLLIEGNDGAMLVVPANRRASIAAMVNNEAKMGLVLYALQQSTKTISDILEGGIP; this is translated from the coding sequence ATGGCGCAAGTTTACAGAACAGACCTTCTCCAAGAAGCTCTAAAAGAGGTTTGCGACAAGTTAGAAGGGGTGCAAGGGGCTGTTATTGTCAGTATTGAAGGATTTGTGGTGGCCGCCTACACGCCTCACGAAGAAGACCTAGATGAAGAAAGCCCTACCAGCAGCCCCCAGGTGGCCGCCATGGCCGCCACGCTGATTGCCCTGGGCGAGCGCACCCTGGCCCGTTTGGCCCAGGGTGAAATGATCCGTTTGCTCATTGAAGGAAACGATGGCGCAATGTTGGTAGTTCCGGCGAACAGAAGGGCCTCTATTGCGGCTATGGTTAATAATGAGGCTAAAATGGGCCTGGTGCTTTACGCCTTGCAACAAAGCACCAAAACCATCAGCGATATTTTAGAGGGGGGTATCCCTTGA